The following coding sequences are from one Pseudonocardia sp. HH130630-07 window:
- a CDS encoding DUF3145 domain-containing protein gives MSTRGVVFVHSSPTAVCPHVEWAISGVLGARVSLEWSAQPVASGQMRAECSWSGPAGSGGAIAGALRAWSMLRFEVTEEPSPGMDGERFMHVPGLGMWFGRTSANGDVVIPEDQLRTVMAETGGTGLSRRLGELLGTAWDDELESFRFAGDGAAITLLTHRVG, from the coding sequence GTGAGCACACGCGGAGTGGTGTTCGTCCACTCGTCGCCGACTGCGGTCTGTCCGCACGTCGAGTGGGCGATCTCGGGCGTCCTCGGGGCGCGGGTCTCCCTGGAGTGGTCCGCGCAGCCGGTGGCGTCCGGGCAGATGCGGGCCGAGTGCTCGTGGAGCGGGCCCGCGGGCAGCGGCGGCGCGATCGCCGGTGCCCTGCGGGCGTGGTCCATGTTGCGCTTCGAGGTGACCGAGGAGCCGAGCCCCGGCATGGACGGCGAGCGGTTCATGCACGTGCCGGGCCTGGGCATGTGGTTCGGGCGGACCAGCGCCAACGGCGACGTCGTGATCCCGGAGGACCAGCTCCGCACGGTGATGGCGGAGACCGGCGGCACCGGGCTGTCCCGGCGGCTCGGCGAGCTGCTCGGCACCGCGTGGGACGACGAGCTGGAGTCCTTCCGGTTCGCCGGCGACGGTGCCGCCATCACGTTGCTGACCCACCGGGTCGGCTGA
- a CDS encoding CaiB/BaiF CoA transferase family protein — translation MESAPTPGPLDGIRVLDLSRFIAGPSCAQVLADFGAEVVKLERPDGEDARHHEPYYEGESVYTMLYNRNKYGATLDTRHPDALAILEKLVVWADVVVENYRPGTIEKMGIGYERMTELNPDVILTSISGFGQTGPLSRRALFDAIAQASSGLMDTTGEADGPPTLTGTYIADYVTGYQAALGTFAAILHRERTGEGQRVDVASLDSMFATLGTRLISWLMLGAEMPRNGSRDLLTAPVNVYACRDAQVYIQAGTNSLFPKLCRAIGREDLLADDRYRTVPDRMAHVPELEAVVAGWARDRAADEIGEVLEEAGIPFARVATVPEVAGSEQIAARGMVVESEHPTLGTVRMPGNPIKMDRSPPTVRKAPPTVGEDNEHVYREILGLDGAELERLRSAGAV, via the coding sequence ATGGAGTCCGCCCCCACCCCCGGCCCGCTCGACGGGATCCGGGTCCTCGACCTGTCCCGGTTCATCGCCGGGCCGAGCTGCGCGCAGGTGCTCGCCGACTTCGGGGCCGAGGTCGTGAAGCTCGAACGCCCGGACGGCGAGGACGCGCGTCACCACGAGCCCTACTACGAGGGCGAGAGCGTCTACACGATGCTCTACAACCGCAACAAGTACGGCGCCACGCTCGACACCCGTCACCCCGACGCGCTCGCGATCCTGGAGAAGCTCGTCGTCTGGGCCGACGTCGTCGTCGAGAACTACCGGCCGGGCACCATCGAGAAGATGGGCATCGGTTACGAGCGGATGACCGAGCTCAACCCGGACGTCATCCTCACCTCGATCTCCGGCTTCGGCCAGACCGGTCCGCTGTCGCGCCGCGCGCTGTTCGACGCGATCGCCCAGGCGTCGTCCGGGCTGATGGACACCACCGGCGAGGCCGACGGCCCGCCGACGCTCACCGGCACCTACATCGCCGACTACGTGACCGGCTACCAGGCCGCGCTCGGGACGTTCGCCGCGATCCTGCACCGGGAGCGGACCGGCGAGGGCCAGCGGGTGGACGTGGCCAGCCTCGACTCGATGTTCGCGACCCTGGGCACCCGGCTGATCAGCTGGCTGATGCTGGGTGCGGAGATGCCGCGCAACGGGTCGCGGGACCTGCTGACCGCGCCGGTGAACGTCTACGCCTGCCGGGACGCCCAGGTCTACATCCAGGCCGGCACGAACTCGCTGTTCCCGAAGCTGTGCCGGGCGATCGGGCGCGAGGACCTGCTCGCCGACGACCGCTACCGCACCGTCCCGGACCGGATGGCGCACGTCCCGGAGCTGGAGGCGGTCGTCGCCGGGTGGGCCCGGGACCGCGCCGCGGACGAGATCGGGGAGGTGCTGGAGGAGGCCGGGATCCCGTTCGCGAGGGTCGCGACGGTGCCCGAGGTCGCCGGGTCCGAGCAGATCGCCGCCCGCGGGATGGTCGTGGAGTCCGAGCACCCGACGCTGGGCACCGTCCGGATGCCCGGCAACCCGATCAAGATGGACCGGTCCCCGCCAACGGTGCGCAAGGCGCCGCCGACGGTCGGCGAGGACAACGAGCACGTCTACCGGGAGATCCTCGGCCTGGACGGGGCGGAGCTGGAGCGCCTGCGCTCCGCCGGGGCCGTCTGA
- a CDS encoding ACP S-malonyltransferase, which translates to MLAPWLTGPAAEKTVAGWSDAVGLDLVRLGTTAGAEEITDTAVTQPLIVALGLLAARRLTEAAPLTEGTVVAGHSIGELTAAAVAGVLSDDDAVALAGVRGREMAAACAVTPTSMAAVLGGDEQTVLDRLAELGLDPANRNGAGQIVAAGSTDAIAELVAGPPQGARVREIPVAGAFHTAHMEPARAALAEHASSLRVADPVLPLLSNADGTVVTSGTEVLSRLVAQVTRPVRWDLCLQDLAGRGVGAALELPPGATLTGLVKRAIKGTPTRAVKTPEQLDAAAELVAGHGK; encoded by the coding sequence ATGCTCGCGCCGTGGCTGACCGGCCCCGCCGCGGAGAAGACCGTCGCCGGCTGGTCGGACGCCGTCGGGCTCGACCTGGTCCGCCTCGGCACCACCGCCGGGGCCGAGGAGATCACCGACACCGCGGTGACCCAGCCGCTGATCGTCGCGCTCGGCCTGCTCGCCGCCCGCCGGCTCACCGAGGCCGCCCCGCTGACCGAGGGCACGGTCGTCGCCGGGCACTCGATCGGCGAGCTCACCGCCGCCGCCGTCGCCGGGGTCCTGAGCGACGACGACGCCGTCGCTCTCGCCGGGGTGCGCGGCCGGGAGATGGCGGCCGCCTGCGCCGTCACCCCGACCTCGATGGCCGCCGTGCTCGGCGGCGACGAGCAGACCGTGCTGGACCGGCTCGCCGAGCTGGGGCTCGACCCGGCCAACCGCAACGGTGCCGGTCAGATCGTCGCGGCCGGGTCGACCGACGCGATCGCCGAGCTGGTCGCCGGGCCGCCGCAGGGCGCGCGGGTCCGGGAGATCCCGGTCGCGGGCGCCTTCCACACCGCGCACATGGAGCCGGCCCGGGCCGCGCTGGCCGAGCACGCGTCCTCGCTCCGGGTCGCCGATCCGGTGCTGCCGCTGCTGTCCAACGCCGACGGCACCGTCGTCACCTCCGGCACCGAGGTCCTGTCCCGGCTGGTCGCGCAGGTCACCCGCCCGGTGCGCTGGGACCTGTGCCTGCAGGACCTCGCCGGGCGCGGGGTGGGCGCGGCCCTGGAGCTGCCGCCCGGCGCCACGCTGACCGGCCTGGTGAAGCGGGCCATCAAGGGCACGCCCACCCGCGCCGTCAAGACCCCCGAACAGCTCGACGCGGCGGCCGAGCTCGTCGCCGGACACGGGAAGTGA
- a CDS encoding beta-ketoacyl-ACP synthase III, with protein MRLADPVLGARILGLGSSQPEHVVTNADLEKRVETDDAWIRSRVGIAERRVADAQTSLPDMAVAAGRAALTDAGFDPAGLDAVIVATCTMPNPIPNAAAQVATELGANGVAAFDVNAACAGFSYGLGVAADMVRAGSAAHVLVIGAEKLSDWVDWDDRSTCIIFADGAGAALIGPATTDDAVGIGPVSWGSAGDHADTIRILGESTNKLHQEGQAVFRWATTAIAPVALDAIARAGLAPADIDALIPHQANLRIIEAIAKKLRAKGAREDMVVADDIVHSGNTSSASIPLALDHMRTAGRVRSGDVLLLVGFGAGLSYAGQVVVCP; from the coding sequence ATGCGACTGGCCGACCCCGTCCTCGGTGCCCGGATCCTGGGGCTCGGCAGCTCCCAGCCCGAGCACGTCGTCACCAACGCCGACCTGGAGAAGCGGGTCGAGACCGACGACGCGTGGATCCGGTCCCGGGTCGGCATCGCCGAGCGCCGGGTCGCCGACGCGCAGACCTCGCTGCCGGACATGGCGGTGGCGGCCGGGCGCGCGGCGCTCACCGACGCCGGGTTCGACCCGGCCGGTCTCGACGCCGTCATCGTCGCGACCTGCACCATGCCGAACCCGATCCCGAACGCCGCCGCCCAGGTCGCCACCGAGCTCGGCGCGAACGGGGTCGCCGCGTTCGACGTCAACGCCGCCTGTGCCGGGTTCTCCTACGGCCTCGGCGTCGCCGCGGACATGGTCCGGGCCGGCAGCGCGGCGCACGTGCTGGTGATCGGCGCCGAGAAGCTGTCCGACTGGGTCGACTGGGACGACCGCTCGACCTGCATCATCTTCGCCGACGGCGCGGGAGCCGCCCTGATCGGACCGGCGACGACCGACGACGCCGTCGGCATCGGGCCGGTCAGCTGGGGCAGCGCGGGCGACCACGCCGACACCATCCGCATCCTCGGTGAGAGCACCAACAAGCTGCACCAGGAGGGCCAGGCGGTCTTCCGGTGGGCCACCACCGCGATCGCCCCGGTCGCCCTCGACGCGATCGCCCGGGCCGGGCTGGCCCCGGCCGACATCGACGCCCTCATCCCGCACCAGGCGAACCTGCGGATCATCGAGGCGATCGCGAAGAAGCTGCGCGCCAAGGGCGCGCGGGAGGACATGGTCGTCGCCGACGACATCGTGCACTCCGGCAACACCTCGTCCGCGTCGATCCCGCTGGCGCTGGACCACATGCGCACGGCCGGCCGGGTACGGTCCGGCGACGTGCTGCTACTCGTAGGCTTCGGCGCAGGACTGTCCTACGCCGGACAGGTCGTGGTCTGTCCCTGA
- a CDS encoding MBL fold metallo-hydrolase, with the protein MSVTVTDDDPDGDWTEPGVFRSAPGVYRIPLPLPQDGLRAVNVYAIADAGGWTLVDSGWAIDEARDLLGKALAALGSGFGDVRRFLVTHAHRDHYTLASVLRREYGSRILLGAGEKPNIDMVVSPDRPAGEPDRTRLLRCGAAGLVDELGRRGPWTPPSPQEWEAPDEWIADRAAIAVGDQDGTRTLTAVETPGHTRGHLVFADEAAGLLFAGDHVLPRITPSIGLQPTVVASPLGQFLDSLRLVLSRPDADLLPAHGPVGGRVHARAAELVTHHDVRLAQCRDAVVAGAPTADAVARELRWTRREYRLGEMTLFNRVLAVLETGAHLDVLADRGDLVRSEAVDPATGATLATYTA; encoded by the coding sequence ATGAGCGTGACGGTGACCGACGACGACCCGGACGGCGACTGGACGGAACCGGGGGTGTTCCGCAGCGCCCCCGGCGTCTACCGGATCCCGCTGCCGCTGCCGCAGGACGGCCTGCGCGCGGTGAACGTCTACGCGATCGCCGACGCCGGCGGCTGGACCCTGGTGGACTCCGGCTGGGCCATCGACGAGGCGCGGGACCTGCTGGGGAAGGCGCTGGCCGCGCTCGGCTCCGGGTTCGGCGACGTCCGCCGGTTCCTCGTCACCCACGCCCACCGCGACCACTACACGCTCGCGTCGGTGCTGCGCCGGGAGTACGGCTCCCGGATCCTGCTCGGGGCCGGGGAGAAGCCCAACATCGACATGGTGGTCTCCCCGGACCGGCCGGCCGGGGAGCCGGATCGCACCCGCCTGCTGCGCTGCGGCGCCGCCGGGCTCGTCGACGAGCTCGGGCGCCGGGGACCGTGGACGCCGCCGTCGCCGCAGGAGTGGGAGGCGCCCGACGAGTGGATCGCCGACCGCGCCGCGATCGCGGTGGGCGACCAGGACGGGACCCGCACGCTCACCGCCGTCGAGACGCCGGGGCACACCCGCGGGCACCTCGTGTTCGCCGACGAGGCCGCCGGGCTGCTCTTCGCTGGGGACCACGTGCTGCCCCGGATCACGCCGTCGATCGGGCTGCAGCCGACGGTCGTCGCGAGCCCGCTGGGTCAGTTCCTCGACTCGCTGCGCCTGGTCCTGTCCCGGCCGGACGCCGATCTGCTGCCCGCGCACGGGCCGGTCGGGGGCCGGGTGCACGCCCGCGCCGCCGAGCTCGTCACCCACCACGACGTCCGGCTGGCCCAGTGCCGCGACGCCGTCGTGGCGGGCGCCCCCACCGCGGACGCGGTGGCCCGGGAGCTGCGCTGGACCCGGCGCGAGTACCGGCTCGGGGAGATGACGCTGTTCAACCGGGTGCTGGCCGTGCTGGAGACCGGGGCGCATCTGGACGTCCTCGCCGACCGGGGTGACCTGGTCCGGTCCGAGGCCGTCGACCCGGCCACCGGTGCGACCCTCGCCACCTACACCGCCTGA
- a CDS encoding GntR family transcriptional regulator — protein MSRIPRYQVIYQDLSAQIASGSLAPDVQLPSEADLAERYGVSRMTVRQAVRQLQDEQLLVRRRGAGTFVTRPSAQRRRLNRLGSFAQEMGTDETRVRTRLRGHETVAAPEEVRDRLGLGAGQEVIRIERLRLVDDRPAALQVSWLPYAQVPLLARADLSSGSLYRTIREQYGLRLTWADQEVTASAASAEQARALEVRRGAPLIASVRITHDQGSTPVEFARSWTRPEFPLSIRLEG, from the coding sequence GTGAGCCGCATACCGCGCTACCAGGTCATCTACCAGGACCTGTCGGCGCAGATCGCGTCCGGGTCGCTGGCGCCCGACGTCCAGCTGCCCAGCGAGGCCGATCTCGCCGAGCGGTACGGCGTCAGCCGGATGACCGTGCGCCAGGCCGTGCGCCAGCTGCAGGACGAGCAGCTGCTCGTCCGCCGCCGGGGCGCGGGGACGTTCGTGACCCGGCCGAGCGCCCAGCGCAGGCGGCTGAACCGGCTGGGCTCCTTCGCCCAGGAGATGGGGACCGACGAGACCAGGGTCCGGACCCGGCTGCGCGGCCACGAGACCGTCGCCGCGCCGGAGGAGGTCCGGGACCGGCTCGGCCTCGGCGCCGGACAGGAGGTCATCCGGATCGAGCGGCTGCGCCTGGTCGACGACCGCCCGGCCGCGTTGCAGGTCAGCTGGCTGCCCTACGCCCAGGTCCCGTTGCTGGCCCGGGCCGACCTGAGTTCCGGTTCGCTGTACCGCACCATCCGCGAGCAGTACGGCCTGCGCCTGACCTGGGCCGACCAGGAGGTCACGGCGAGCGCCGCGAGCGCCGAGCAGGCCAGGGCGCTGGAGGTCCGCCGGGGCGCCCCGCTGATCGCGTCGGTGCGGATCACCCACGACCAGGGGTCGACGCCGGTGGAGTTCGCCCGCAGCTGGACCCGGCCGGAGTTCCCGCTCTCCATCCGCCTGGAGGGCTGA
- a CDS encoding beta-ketoacyl-[acyl-carrier-protein] synthase family protein, translated as MTDGVVVTGYGATTPLGGDAASTWDALLAGKSGVRATQAEWTERFDLPVQISAQLAVEPSEVLPRVQARRMDRCEQVAVIAAREAWAHAGLGALPDEDGAVVEGDRLGVVVGAGIGGAPTLLAQDDLLEEHGLRKVSPLTVPMLMPNGPAAMISLEYRARGGVHSPASACATGAEAIAWACRLLAAGEVDVVLAGGAESCIVPITVAGFVQARTLSTRNDDPAAASRPFDAGRDGFVLGEGAGVLVLEREEFARARGATVHGRVAGYGMTSDAHHITGPDPEGTGQVRAMRKAIEGAGLQPTDVGHVNCHATSTVVGDVGETVAVRKALGDHPVLTAPKSALGHLVGGAGAVEGIITLLSVRDDIIPATRNLVDKDPKVELDVVAGEPRKTTVDAALNNSFGFGGHNVSLLFSKA; from the coding sequence ATGACCGACGGAGTGGTCGTCACCGGTTACGGGGCCACCACCCCGCTCGGCGGGGACGCAGCCTCGACCTGGGACGCCCTGCTCGCCGGCAAGTCCGGCGTCCGGGCCACGCAGGCCGAGTGGACCGAGCGGTTCGACCTGCCGGTGCAGATCTCCGCCCAGCTGGCGGTCGAGCCGTCCGAGGTGCTGCCCCGCGTGCAGGCCCGCCGGATGGACCGGTGCGAGCAGGTCGCCGTCATCGCGGCCCGGGAGGCGTGGGCGCACGCCGGGCTCGGCGCCCTCCCGGACGAGGACGGCGCCGTCGTCGAGGGCGACCGGCTCGGGGTCGTCGTGGGGGCCGGGATCGGCGGTGCGCCGACCCTGCTCGCCCAGGACGACCTGCTGGAGGAGCACGGCCTGCGCAAGGTCTCCCCGCTCACCGTGCCGATGCTCATGCCGAACGGGCCGGCCGCGATGATCAGCCTGGAGTACCGGGCCAGGGGCGGGGTGCACTCCCCCGCGTCGGCCTGTGCCACCGGGGCCGAGGCGATCGCCTGGGCCTGCCGGCTGCTCGCGGCCGGTGAGGTCGACGTGGTGCTGGCCGGTGGGGCCGAGTCGTGCATCGTGCCGATCACCGTGGCCGGGTTCGTGCAGGCCAGGACGCTGTCCACCCGCAACGACGATCCGGCGGCCGCGTCCCGGCCGTTCGACGCCGGCCGGGACGGGTTCGTCCTCGGCGAGGGCGCCGGCGTGCTGGTGCTCGAGCGCGAGGAGTTCGCGAGGGCCCGCGGCGCGACGGTGCACGGCCGGGTGGCCGGCTACGGCATGACCTCCGACGCCCACCACATCACCGGGCCGGACCCGGAGGGCACCGGGCAGGTCCGGGCGATGCGCAAGGCCATCGAGGGCGCGGGCCTGCAGCCGACCGACGTCGGCCACGTCAACTGCCACGCCACCTCCACGGTGGTCGGTGACGTCGGCGAGACGGTCGCCGTGCGCAAGGCGCTCGGGGACCACCCGGTGCTGACCGCCCCGAAGTCGGCACTGGGGCATCTCGTCGGCGGTGCCGGCGCGGTCGAGGGCATCATCACGCTGCTCTCGGTGCGCGACGACATCATCCCGGCGACCCGCAACCTCGTCGACAAGGACCCGAAGGTCGAGCTCGACGTCGTCGCGGGCGAGCCGCGGAAGACCACGGTCGACGCGGCGCTGAACAACTCGTTCGGCTTCGGCGGGCACAACGTCTCGCTGCTGTTCAGCAAGGCGTGA
- a CDS encoding helix-turn-helix domain-containing protein, with product MGAGIPEQRSGQNAPFLTVAEVADTMRVSRMTVYRLVHSGELPAVRFGRSFRVPPEAVETLIESARYTGG from the coding sequence ATGGGGGCTGGGATCCCGGAGCAACGATCCGGGCAGAACGCGCCGTTCCTCACCGTCGCGGAGGTGGCCGACACGATGCGGGTGTCGAGGATGACGGTCTACCGGCTGGTCCACTCCGGTGAGCTGCCCGCGGTGCGGTTCGGCCGGTCGTTCCGGGTGCCGCCGGAGGCCGTCGAGACGTTGATCGAGTCCGCGCGCTACACGGGAGGCTGA
- a CDS encoding methyltransferase domain-containing protein has protein sequence MLPTDARSARRVADTYDTAEAAAERDRTRGLLSVAPGERVLLVGTGPGHLLAELAGAAGPGAVHGVDADPVMVTLARRRCGTRAIVEQRTLGARGSLPDGPFDVVACLQVLEFLGDTRAAVTELHRVLRPGGRLLVLDTDWTSLHWPGPGQDRHRRIRDAWCTTVPRPRLPHELGPLLRAAGFAGEWAERATLRGPAATGYGAELREMVADAAPGRCGLSPAEVDAWASGVAACGDEPFSVDRWFLGAHRP, from the coding sequence ATGCTGCCCACGGATGCGCGCAGCGCGCGCCGGGTCGCGGATACCTACGACACCGCGGAGGCCGCCGCCGAGCGCGACCGGACCCGCGGGCTGCTGTCGGTGGCCCCCGGCGAACGGGTGCTGCTCGTCGGCACCGGCCCCGGGCACCTGCTCGCCGAGCTGGCGGGGGCCGCCGGGCCCGGCGCGGTGCACGGGGTGGACGCCGACCCGGTCATGGTCACGCTCGCCCGGCGCCGGTGCGGTACCCGGGCGATCGTCGAGCAGCGGACGCTGGGGGCCAGGGGATCGCTGCCCGACGGCCCGTTCGACGTCGTCGCCTGCCTGCAGGTGCTGGAGTTCCTGGGCGACACCCGGGCCGCCGTCACCGAGCTGCACCGGGTGCTGCGTCCGGGCGGGCGGCTGCTGGTGCTCGACACCGACTGGACCTCGCTGCACTGGCCGGGACCCGGTCAGGACCGGCACCGCCGGATCCGGGACGCCTGGTGCACGACCGTCCCGCGCCCCCGGCTGCCGCACGAGCTGGGCCCGCTGCTGCGGGCGGCCGGCTTCGCCGGGGAGTGGGCCGAGCGGGCCACCCTGCGCGGACCGGCCGCGACCGGCTACGGGGCAGAGCTGCGGGAGATGGTCGCCGACGCCGCACCCGGCCGGTGCGGGCTGAGCCCGGCCGAGGTGGACGCCTGGGCGTCCGGCGTCGCCGCCTGCGGGGACGAGCCGTTCTCCGTCGACCGCTGGTTCCTCGGCGCGCACCGGCCCTGA
- a CDS encoding acyl carrier protein has product MADNAEILSGLAEIVEEVAGIDTAEVTPEKSFVDDLDIDSLSMVEIAVQAEDKFGAKIPDDQLAELKTVGDAVDFISKHQ; this is encoded by the coding sequence GTGGCTGACAACGCCGAGATCCTGTCCGGCCTGGCCGAGATCGTCGAGGAGGTCGCCGGCATCGACACCGCCGAGGTGACCCCGGAGAAGTCGTTCGTGGACGACCTGGACATCGACTCGCTGTCGATGGTGGAGATCGCCGTGCAGGCCGAGGACAAGTTCGGCGCGAAGATCCCGGACGACCAGCTGGCCGAGCTGAAGACCGTCGGCGACGCCGTCGACTTCATCTCCAAGCACCAGTGA
- a CDS encoding xylulokinase, with product MGRPAGPVVAVDVGTSAVRAAVVAADGTVTGAARVSRAGGVGGEHFDAEQLWADVCEALGRAVATAGPVVPVALGIAGHIGSVALDADLRPVGPAGGWADTRGTDLVAGLPGPLLDRVRETSGRPVPGAGWLAHALHLQVRYPDRAARVRALVSPKDFLLARCVGEPVTDTVDAAYSLVFDVRRGRWDHALLAELGVGPGWWPRVVAPGAPVAGLLPGVAAVTGLPAGLPVVGGGPDGSVGVGLLLGDRTDLVADVAGTTDVLGRVHDSPAAAGPGALLNPGLRAGRWVSGGPTGLTGGAVLRWRELTGGTGHTTGRAADEAAVEALAPGADGLLVVPTMSGDRFPGWRPGTRGAVLGQTPGHGPAHLVRAAQEGAAFTVREGVELLDDGRAAGPRPVVLAGGAARSEAAARLRADVFGRRVLACADPDVTLLGAAALAMAGAGCDLDEAAGRLRPRLRVVEPDPARAARYDELYVEWLDARERLVPGTGG from the coding sequence ATGGGCCGCCCGGCCGGCCCGGTCGTCGCGGTCGACGTGGGCACCTCGGCGGTGCGGGCCGCCGTCGTCGCCGCGGACGGCACCGTCACCGGTGCCGCCCGGGTGTCGCGGGCGGGCGGGGTCGGCGGCGAGCACTTCGACGCCGAGCAGCTGTGGGCGGACGTGTGCGAGGCGCTCGGCCGGGCCGTCGCCACCGCCGGCCCCGTGGTGCCGGTCGCGCTGGGGATCGCCGGGCACATCGGCTCGGTCGCCCTGGACGCCGACCTGCGCCCCGTCGGCCCGGCGGGCGGCTGGGCCGACACCCGTGGCACGGATCTCGTCGCGGGTCTCCCCGGACCGCTGCTCGACCGGGTCCGGGAGACCAGCGGCCGCCCGGTGCCCGGCGCCGGATGGCTCGCGCACGCCCTGCACCTGCAGGTCCGCTACCCGGACCGGGCGGCACGGGTGCGCGCGCTGGTGTCGCCGAAGGACTTCCTGCTCGCCCGCTGCGTCGGTGAACCGGTCACCGACACCGTCGACGCCGCCTACTCGCTGGTCTTCGACGTCCGGCGCGGCCGGTGGGACCACGCGCTGCTCGCCGAGCTGGGCGTCGGTCCGGGCTGGTGGCCGCGGGTCGTGGCGCCGGGGGCGCCGGTGGCCGGCCTGCTCCCCGGGGTCGCCGCGGTGACCGGGCTCCCGGCCGGCCTGCCGGTGGTCGGCGGCGGGCCGGACGGTTCGGTCGGCGTCGGCCTGCTCCTCGGGGACCGGACCGACCTGGTCGCGGACGTCGCCGGCACCACCGACGTCCTCGGCCGGGTGCACGACTCCCCGGCCGCCGCCGGGCCGGGTGCGCTGCTCAACCCCGGGCTGCGGGCGGGGCGCTGGGTGTCCGGCGGGCCGACCGGCCTGACCGGGGGAGCGGTGCTGCGCTGGCGCGAGCTCACCGGCGGGACCGGCCACACCACCGGCCGCGCGGCCGACGAGGCCGCGGTCGAGGCGCTCGCGCCGGGCGCGGACGGCCTGCTGGTCGTGCCGACGATGTCCGGCGACCGGTTCCCCGGCTGGCGGCCCGGGACCCGCGGCGCCGTGCTCGGCCAGACACCGGGGCACGGCCCCGCGCACCTCGTGCGCGCGGCCCAGGAGGGGGCGGCGTTCACCGTGCGCGAGGGCGTGGAGCTGCTCGACGACGGGCGGGCCGCCGGTCCGCGGCCGGTCGTGCTCGCCGGCGGCGCGGCCCGGTCGGAGGCGGCCGCCCGGCTGCGTGCCGACGTGTTCGGGCGCCGGGTGCTCGCCTGCGCCGACCCGGACGTGACGCTGCTCGGGGCGGCGGCGCTGGCCATGGCCGGCGCCGGGTGCGACCTCGACGAGGCCGCCGGGCGGCTGCGGCCCCGGTTGCGCGTCGTCGAGCCCGACCCGGCCCGCGCCGCCCGCTACGACGAGCTCTACGTCGAGTGGCTCGACGCCCGCGAACGGCTCGTGCCCGGGACGGGCGGGTGA